In Hirundo rustica isolate bHirRus1 chromosome 2, bHirRus1.pri.v3, whole genome shotgun sequence, one genomic interval encodes:
- the LOC120748587 gene encoding putative N-acetylated-alpha-linked acidic dipeptidase isoform X1 produces MWTSLGARSESAGSRAASGRFWAVVLGVAAGLFLLGFLIGWFAKPTDKKTSLSTHEDMRTAFMAEMKAENIKQFLYNFTQLPHLAGTKENMHLAQQVQAEWEKFGLDSVQLVHYDVLLSYPDDTKPNYISIIDEHGNEVFNTSLSEPPPPGYEAVRDVVPPYSAFSPQGMPEGELVYVNYGRTEDFFTLEREMGINCAGKIVIARYGKIFRGNKVKNAELAGAKGIILYSDPADYCAPGVDPYPNGWNLPGGGAQRGNVLNLNGAGDPLTPGYPAKEYMYRLDKTSGVGLPKIPVHPIGYHDAESLLSNMGGQAPPDSSWKGNLNVSYNVGPGFTENYSTRKVKMHIHSNNEVRRIYNVIGTIRGTVEPDRYVILGGHRDSWVFGGIDPQSGAAVVHEIVRSFGKLKKRGWRPRRTVIFASWDAEEFGLLGSTEWAEENAKVLQARGVAYINADSSVEGNYTLRVDCTPLMYSLVYSLTKKIPSPDEGFEGKSLYDSWYKKNPSSEYKEVPRINKLGSGNDFEAFFQRLGIASGRARYSKNWNVEKYSSYPVYHSVYETYEIVEQFYDPTFKNHLTVAKVRGGLVFELANSVVLPFDCRDYASAVSNYAHIIYNLSRNHEEELATYNVSFDALFSAVKNFTEVAASFHERLQQIDINNLLAVRSLNDQLMFLERAFIDPLGLPGRPFYRHIIFAPSSHNKYAGESFPGIYDAMFDIGSKGDQQEAWEEVKRQISIAAFTVQAAAGTLKEVA; encoded by the exons ATGTGGACCTCGCTCGGGGCCCGCTCGGAGTCGGCCggctccagggcagccagcGGCCGCTTCTGGGCTGTCGTCCTGGGAGTAGCGGCGGGGCTCTTCCTCCTCGGGTTCCTCATCG GCTGGTTTGCAAAACCTACAGATAAGAAGACTTCTCTGAGTACTCATGAGGACATGAGGACGGCATTTATGGCTGAAATGAAAGCGGAGAACATCAAGCAGTTTCTTTA CAATTTTACACAGCTTCCTCACCTAgcaggaacaaaggaaaatatgcaTCTGGCACAGCAAGTCCAAGCTGAATGGGAGAAATTTGGTTTGGATTCAGTTCAGTTGGTTCATTATGATGTCTTGCTCTCTTACCCTGATGACACTAAGCCCAACTACATCTCAATAATTGATGAGCATGGCAATGAG GTTTTCAACACATCATTGTCTGAACCTCCTCCTCCAGGATATGAGGCGGTTAGAGATGTGGTGCCACCCTACAGTGCCTTTTCACCCCAAGGAATGCCTGAG GGTGAGTTGGTGTATGTGAATTATGGCCGCACCGAGGACTTCTTCACATTAGAACGTGAGATGGGAATCAACTGTGCAGGAAAGATTGTTATTGCCAGATATGGGAAGATCTTCAGAGGAAATAAG GTGAAGAATGCTGAATTGGCAGGTGCCAAGGGAATTATTCTGTACTCTGACCCTGCTGACTACTGCGCACCTGGAGTAGATCCTTATCCAAATGGCTGGAACCTTCCAGGTGGAGGAGCCCAGCGTGGGAATGTATTAAACCTGAATGGGGCAGGGGATCCTCTGACTCCAGGTTATCCTGCAAAAG AATACATGTACCGATTAGACAAAACCAGTGGTGTAGGTCTCCCAAAAATTCCGGTTCATCCTATTGGCTATCATGATGCCGAGTCATTACTGAG TAATATGGGAGGACAGGCACCGCCTGATAGTAGCTGGAAAGGAAATTTGAATGTATCTTACAACGTTGGTCCTGgttttacagaaaattattctacAAG AAAGGTGAAAATGCACATTCATAGCAACAATGAAGTAAGAAGAATTTACAATGTGATTGGTACCATCAGAGGCACAGTAGAACCAG ACAGATATGTTATCCTGGGAGGCCACCGTGACTCATGGGTATTTGGTGGCATTGATCCTCAGAGTGGAGCAGCTGTGGTTCACGAGATTGTGAGGAGCTTTGGAAAATTGAAAAAGAGAG GATGGAGACCAAGGAGAACAGTGATATTTGCGAGCTGGGATGCAGAGGAATTTGGCTTGTTAGGATCAACAGAGTGGGCTGAG GAAAATGCCAAAGTATTGCAAGCACGGGGAGTGGCTTATATCAATGCAGATTCTTCTGTTGAAG GAAACTACACACTGCGGGTGGATTGCACACCACTGATGTACAGTCTGGTTTACAGTCTGACTAAAAAG ATACCAAGTCCTGATGAAGGGTTTGAAGGAAAATCTCTTTATGACAGCTGgtataaaaaaaatccatcaagtGAATATAAAGAGGTCCCCAG aataaataaactGGGTTCTGGCAATGACTTTGAAGCATTTTTTCAACGTCTTGGCATCGCTTCAGGCAGAGCACGTTACAGTAAAAATTGG aacgtagaaaaatacagcagctaTCCAGTTTACCACAGTGTCTATGAAACGTATGAAATTGTGGAACAGTTTTATGATCCCACTTTCAAGAATCATCTGACAGTAGCTAAGGTACGGGGAGGGCTGGTGTTCGAATTGGCCAACTCAGTTGTGCTTCCTTTTGACTGTAGAGATTATGCATCAGCTGTGAGCAACTATGCTCACATCATCTATAATTTGTCAAGGAATCACGAAGAGGAGCTGGCAACATACAACGTGTCCTTTG aTGCTCTATTTTCAGCTGTGAAGAATTTTACAGAAGTTGCTGCTAGCTTTCATGAGAGACTGCAACAAATAGATATCAATAA cctGCTTGCTGTCAGATCACTAAATGATCAGCTCATGTTTCTAGAAAGGGCTTTCATCGACCCTCTTGGATTACCTGGCAGGCCATTCTATAG ACATATTATCTTTGCTCCAAGCAGCCACAACAAATATGCAGGAGAATCCTTCCCAGGAATCTATGATGCCATGTTTGACATCGGAAGCAAAGGTGATCAACAGGAAGCCTGGGAAGAAGTGAAGAGGCAGATTTCCATTGCCGCCTTcactgtgcaggcagcagcaggaacactgAAAGAAGTAGCCTAA
- the LOC120748587 gene encoding glutamate carboxypeptidase 2 isoform X2: MRTAFMAEMKAENIKQFLYNFTQLPHLAGTKENMHLAQQVQAEWEKFGLDSVQLVHYDVLLSYPDDTKPNYISIIDEHGNEVFNTSLSEPPPPGYEAVRDVVPPYSAFSPQGMPEGELVYVNYGRTEDFFTLEREMGINCAGKIVIARYGKIFRGNKVKNAELAGAKGIILYSDPADYCAPGVDPYPNGWNLPGGGAQRGNVLNLNGAGDPLTPGYPAKEYMYRLDKTSGVGLPKIPVHPIGYHDAESLLSNMGGQAPPDSSWKGNLNVSYNVGPGFTENYSTRKVKMHIHSNNEVRRIYNVIGTIRGTVEPDRYVILGGHRDSWVFGGIDPQSGAAVVHEIVRSFGKLKKRGWRPRRTVIFASWDAEEFGLLGSTEWAEENAKVLQARGVAYINADSSVEGNYTLRVDCTPLMYSLVYSLTKKIPSPDEGFEGKSLYDSWYKKNPSSEYKEVPRINKLGSGNDFEAFFQRLGIASGRARYSKNWNVEKYSSYPVYHSVYETYEIVEQFYDPTFKNHLTVAKVRGGLVFELANSVVLPFDCRDYASAVSNYAHIIYNLSRNHEEELATYNVSFDALFSAVKNFTEVAASFHERLQQIDINNLLAVRSLNDQLMFLERAFIDPLGLPGRPFYRHIIFAPSSHNKYAGESFPGIYDAMFDIGSKGDQQEAWEEVKRQISIAAFTVQAAAGTLKEVA, from the exons ATGAGGACGGCATTTATGGCTGAAATGAAAGCGGAGAACATCAAGCAGTTTCTTTA CAATTTTACACAGCTTCCTCACCTAgcaggaacaaaggaaaatatgcaTCTGGCACAGCAAGTCCAAGCTGAATGGGAGAAATTTGGTTTGGATTCAGTTCAGTTGGTTCATTATGATGTCTTGCTCTCTTACCCTGATGACACTAAGCCCAACTACATCTCAATAATTGATGAGCATGGCAATGAG GTTTTCAACACATCATTGTCTGAACCTCCTCCTCCAGGATATGAGGCGGTTAGAGATGTGGTGCCACCCTACAGTGCCTTTTCACCCCAAGGAATGCCTGAG GGTGAGTTGGTGTATGTGAATTATGGCCGCACCGAGGACTTCTTCACATTAGAACGTGAGATGGGAATCAACTGTGCAGGAAAGATTGTTATTGCCAGATATGGGAAGATCTTCAGAGGAAATAAG GTGAAGAATGCTGAATTGGCAGGTGCCAAGGGAATTATTCTGTACTCTGACCCTGCTGACTACTGCGCACCTGGAGTAGATCCTTATCCAAATGGCTGGAACCTTCCAGGTGGAGGAGCCCAGCGTGGGAATGTATTAAACCTGAATGGGGCAGGGGATCCTCTGACTCCAGGTTATCCTGCAAAAG AATACATGTACCGATTAGACAAAACCAGTGGTGTAGGTCTCCCAAAAATTCCGGTTCATCCTATTGGCTATCATGATGCCGAGTCATTACTGAG TAATATGGGAGGACAGGCACCGCCTGATAGTAGCTGGAAAGGAAATTTGAATGTATCTTACAACGTTGGTCCTGgttttacagaaaattattctacAAG AAAGGTGAAAATGCACATTCATAGCAACAATGAAGTAAGAAGAATTTACAATGTGATTGGTACCATCAGAGGCACAGTAGAACCAG ACAGATATGTTATCCTGGGAGGCCACCGTGACTCATGGGTATTTGGTGGCATTGATCCTCAGAGTGGAGCAGCTGTGGTTCACGAGATTGTGAGGAGCTTTGGAAAATTGAAAAAGAGAG GATGGAGACCAAGGAGAACAGTGATATTTGCGAGCTGGGATGCAGAGGAATTTGGCTTGTTAGGATCAACAGAGTGGGCTGAG GAAAATGCCAAAGTATTGCAAGCACGGGGAGTGGCTTATATCAATGCAGATTCTTCTGTTGAAG GAAACTACACACTGCGGGTGGATTGCACACCACTGATGTACAGTCTGGTTTACAGTCTGACTAAAAAG ATACCAAGTCCTGATGAAGGGTTTGAAGGAAAATCTCTTTATGACAGCTGgtataaaaaaaatccatcaagtGAATATAAAGAGGTCCCCAG aataaataaactGGGTTCTGGCAATGACTTTGAAGCATTTTTTCAACGTCTTGGCATCGCTTCAGGCAGAGCACGTTACAGTAAAAATTGG aacgtagaaaaatacagcagctaTCCAGTTTACCACAGTGTCTATGAAACGTATGAAATTGTGGAACAGTTTTATGATCCCACTTTCAAGAATCATCTGACAGTAGCTAAGGTACGGGGAGGGCTGGTGTTCGAATTGGCCAACTCAGTTGTGCTTCCTTTTGACTGTAGAGATTATGCATCAGCTGTGAGCAACTATGCTCACATCATCTATAATTTGTCAAGGAATCACGAAGAGGAGCTGGCAACATACAACGTGTCCTTTG aTGCTCTATTTTCAGCTGTGAAGAATTTTACAGAAGTTGCTGCTAGCTTTCATGAGAGACTGCAACAAATAGATATCAATAA cctGCTTGCTGTCAGATCACTAAATGATCAGCTCATGTTTCTAGAAAGGGCTTTCATCGACCCTCTTGGATTACCTGGCAGGCCATTCTATAG ACATATTATCTTTGCTCCAAGCAGCCACAACAAATATGCAGGAGAATCCTTCCCAGGAATCTATGATGCCATGTTTGACATCGGAAGCAAAGGTGATCAACAGGAAGCCTGGGAAGAAGTGAAGAGGCAGATTTCCATTGCCGCCTTcactgtgcaggcagcagcaggaacactgAAAGAAGTAGCCTAA
- the LOC120748587 gene encoding putative N-acetylated-alpha-linked acidic dipeptidase isoform X3 yields the protein MYRLDKTSGVGLPKIPVHPIGYHDAESLLSNMGGQAPPDSSWKGNLNVSYNVGPGFTENYSTRKVKMHIHSNNEVRRIYNVIGTIRGTVEPDRYVILGGHRDSWVFGGIDPQSGAAVVHEIVRSFGKLKKRGWRPRRTVIFASWDAEEFGLLGSTEWAEENAKVLQARGVAYINADSSVEGNYTLRVDCTPLMYSLVYSLTKKIPSPDEGFEGKSLYDSWYKKNPSSEYKEVPRINKLGSGNDFEAFFQRLGIASGRARYSKNWNVEKYSSYPVYHSVYETYEIVEQFYDPTFKNHLTVAKVRGGLVFELANSVVLPFDCRDYASAVSNYAHIIYNLSRNHEEELATYNVSFDALFSAVKNFTEVAASFHERLQQIDINNLLAVRSLNDQLMFLERAFIDPLGLPGRPFYRHIIFAPSSHNKYAGESFPGIYDAMFDIGSKGDQQEAWEEVKRQISIAAFTVQAAAGTLKEVA from the exons ATGTACCGATTAGACAAAACCAGTGGTGTAGGTCTCCCAAAAATTCCGGTTCATCCTATTGGCTATCATGATGCCGAGTCATTACTGAG TAATATGGGAGGACAGGCACCGCCTGATAGTAGCTGGAAAGGAAATTTGAATGTATCTTACAACGTTGGTCCTGgttttacagaaaattattctacAAG AAAGGTGAAAATGCACATTCATAGCAACAATGAAGTAAGAAGAATTTACAATGTGATTGGTACCATCAGAGGCACAGTAGAACCAG ACAGATATGTTATCCTGGGAGGCCACCGTGACTCATGGGTATTTGGTGGCATTGATCCTCAGAGTGGAGCAGCTGTGGTTCACGAGATTGTGAGGAGCTTTGGAAAATTGAAAAAGAGAG GATGGAGACCAAGGAGAACAGTGATATTTGCGAGCTGGGATGCAGAGGAATTTGGCTTGTTAGGATCAACAGAGTGGGCTGAG GAAAATGCCAAAGTATTGCAAGCACGGGGAGTGGCTTATATCAATGCAGATTCTTCTGTTGAAG GAAACTACACACTGCGGGTGGATTGCACACCACTGATGTACAGTCTGGTTTACAGTCTGACTAAAAAG ATACCAAGTCCTGATGAAGGGTTTGAAGGAAAATCTCTTTATGACAGCTGgtataaaaaaaatccatcaagtGAATATAAAGAGGTCCCCAG aataaataaactGGGTTCTGGCAATGACTTTGAAGCATTTTTTCAACGTCTTGGCATCGCTTCAGGCAGAGCACGTTACAGTAAAAATTGG aacgtagaaaaatacagcagctaTCCAGTTTACCACAGTGTCTATGAAACGTATGAAATTGTGGAACAGTTTTATGATCCCACTTTCAAGAATCATCTGACAGTAGCTAAGGTACGGGGAGGGCTGGTGTTCGAATTGGCCAACTCAGTTGTGCTTCCTTTTGACTGTAGAGATTATGCATCAGCTGTGAGCAACTATGCTCACATCATCTATAATTTGTCAAGGAATCACGAAGAGGAGCTGGCAACATACAACGTGTCCTTTG aTGCTCTATTTTCAGCTGTGAAGAATTTTACAGAAGTTGCTGCTAGCTTTCATGAGAGACTGCAACAAATAGATATCAATAA cctGCTTGCTGTCAGATCACTAAATGATCAGCTCATGTTTCTAGAAAGGGCTTTCATCGACCCTCTTGGATTACCTGGCAGGCCATTCTATAG ACATATTATCTTTGCTCCAAGCAGCCACAACAAATATGCAGGAGAATCCTTCCCAGGAATCTATGATGCCATGTTTGACATCGGAAGCAAAGGTGATCAACAGGAAGCCTGGGAAGAAGTGAAGAGGCAGATTTCCATTGCCGCCTTcactgtgcaggcagcagcaggaacactgAAAGAAGTAGCCTAA